DNA sequence from the Entomomonas asaccharolytica genome:
CAGCCACTGATCATGTGGCTAGTGCTAAAAATGGCTCAGCTTGTGCCACTAACGTGCTAGGGATTGTTGGTGCAGGTGATGCGTCTATTAATACAGCAAAAAGAAATGGTGGCATTAGTAAAATTGCTACCGCTGATTATTCATCCTCGGGCATTTATCCGTTCTTTGGTAGAACTTGCGTAAATGTAACAGGTGAGTAATTTTTGA
Encoded proteins:
- a CDS encoding TRL-like family protein, yielding MKKILGLLAISALLTGCASGMSPVGYALFTNVDGPITATDHVASAKNGSACATNVLGIVGAGDASINTAKRNGGISKIATADYSSSGIYPFFGRTCVNVTGE